The following coding sequences are from one Lycium ferocissimum isolate CSIRO_LF1 chromosome 3, AGI_CSIRO_Lferr_CH_V1, whole genome shotgun sequence window:
- the LOC132049220 gene encoding uncharacterized protein LOC132049220 has protein sequence MANPRRTSFSPSGNHNHPQLPISTATNPFQNQSQISTLMNSLKSFLKKPHAFPFLLSLFLFLTWVSLRFQRTSTPQREEWHAKVLQSAGESFQEDEKANLVRFSASSSAIAKDKRGWLLNPISLALDSGGAAGCASVHLGEIRSGGLRGNHRHHTCNETFVIWGAKTVFRVENDAVKKGYAEVIIGADEVAVAVSPLGTAHALVNVDPVQTTYFMGCQDSIVNYNGSTTDFNVWKDL, from the exons ATGGCAAATCCAAGAAGGACATCATTTTCCCCTTCGGGTAACCACAACCACCCCCAACTCCCAATCTCCACCGCCACAAACCCATTTCAGAATCAGAGCCAAATCTCAACATTGATGAACTCACTCAAATCTTTCCTAAAGAAACCCCATGCTTTCCCTTTTCTGCTTTCTCTCTTCCTTTTCCTCACGTGGGTTTCCCTGAGATTCCAACGTACTTCTACCCCTCAGAGAGAAGAGTGGCATGCCAAGGTGCTTCAATCTGCTGGAGAGTCGTttcaagaagatgaaaaagCTAATCTTGTTAGGTTCTCAGCTTCCTCTTCTGCTATTGCCAAAGACAAACGTGGATGGTTGCTCAACCCCATTTCCCTAGCTCTTGATTCAG GTGGGGCAGCAGGTTGTGCTTCAGTTCATTTGGGTGAGATCAGATCTGGTGGTCTTAGAGGCAACCACAGACACCACACATGCAATGAGACATTTGTTATTTGGGGAGCTAAGACAGTATTCCGG GTGGAAAATGATGCGGTAAAAAAAGGTTACGCGGAAGTAATAATTGGTGCAGATGAAGTTGCTGTTGCAGTCAGCCCCCTTGGAACTGCTCATGCTCTAGTAAATGTTGATCCTGTGCAAACTACTTACTTCATGGGGTGCCAGGATAGTATAGTAAACTACAATGGCTCAACAACTGACTTTAATGTATGGAAAGATCTATAG